The Roseibium sp. Sym1 nucleotide sequence TCGGCAACCAGGAATAATGCACGGCAAAGTCCTGCGACATGCCGTGATCCAGCGACAGGCTGTCGACGGCGATGCCGACCACATCCGCCTCTTCCATCAGCATCTGCGTCGCTTCCACGTGAAAGCCCGGGAAATGCATGACGCCGTTTGCGTCGGCATTGCGGAACATGTCGTCGGCCACATGGGCGGCCCAGCCCGAATTCATGGCAATGCATGCGCCCTTGGGAATGTCGCCATGGGCGGACATCCAGGCTTTCAGGTCGTCCGGGGTCACCTGGGCATCCGGATCCTCCGCCGCCCTTGCCTTGATGTCGACGATACAAAGCGGCGCGACCAGGTTCTCGACCGGAATCTCGGCGACCGACTGGCCATCGGCTGAAAAATGCAGCGGCGCATCCAGATGGGTGCCGGTGTGTTCATTCACCTTCAGTTCGAACAGGTTGTAGCCGTCCCTGGCGAAGTCGAAGACCTTGGTCATCTCGAATTGCGG carries:
- a CDS encoding cyclase family protein translates to MCDLCVINSVKQRMLSRRDFFRVTAAGSGMAAAAAMTSAVTGAMPAMAQAPSKISDMTHELYPDFPTFGGAPQFEMTKVFDFARDGYNLFELKVNEHTGTHLDAPLHFSADGQSVAEIPVENLVAPLCIVDIKARAAEDPDAQVTPDDLKAWMSAHGDIPKGACIAMNSGWAAHVADDMFRNADANGVMHFPGFHVEATQMLMEEADVVGIAVDSLSLDHGMSQDFAVHYSWLPSGRWGLECIANLDALPASGATLIVGAPKHRGGTGGPSRVMAMV